Within the Anguilla rostrata isolate EN2019 chromosome 6, ASM1855537v3, whole genome shotgun sequence genome, the region aagctattaatatagatcgatttcaactgtgcatgtaaatgtgttttgtgactTGTATTGTCCTTGTTGCTGTTTGTCATTTTACCTGGCTCACTAAAGAAAGCTAATGGCTAATGCACAACTGCACAACTAATGTTTTGCCCATCTTTGCCAAGTCAGCCGGACAGCTGACTTGATCAGAATTTAGGCTAATTAAAGAATGGAATGTGGATTTTTTAtgattgttacattacaggcatttggcagacgctcttatccagagcgacgtacaacaaagtgtataaccataaccagaaacaagtatgacaaaactcctagagagaagtaccggtccaagtgcagggaacaaccgcatagttcaacttggaccctgaaggtcaaactgattaacactaacaacgagaacggcaacaacgcagtctatgaaaaaaatacaagcagtagttaagacagttaatgcacctaagtcacctacgaaacagctgcctagttacaaccctaagcttacagtcatttacaggggggtagggagggatggggagaggtgcagcctgaagaggtgagtcttcagtcatcgtttgaaatgggtcagtgtctcagctgttctgacctccacggggaggtaattccaccatcgtggggccagaacagacaggagacgtgttctggaagtgcaggtgcgaagagggggaggtgctaggcgtcctgaggtagcagaacggagtgATCTGGCTGGCacgtagggtttgaatatcttgtggaggtatgctggggctgatcccttgactgcctggtatgctaggaccaatgttttaaatttgatgcgagctataacaggcagccagtggagggtagtgagcaggggagtgacgtgggagtgactggggaggttgaagaccagacgagccgcagcattctgaatgagttgttGGCTGAACAACACAGCTAGCCAATCAATCTCTTACACAGAGACTGAACTAGGTTCTGTTTTATATCCCAAATAATGATCGATATAATTTCCATATACAGCATGGGTGTAAACAATTTGAACCAACCCTACCAGTAGTTGAAACAGTATGGTCTTCTGCCTTATGTCCCATTTGACAAACTTGAGCAGGAAAACAAGTGTTATTTGCAACTTGAAGATACAAGTCCTCTGGGATTCAGATGCAAATTAGTTTGGGGGCAGACAATAGAGATAgcaggcagccattttcctcCATGCATTCATATGTAAAGTATTGTTGGATAGAAACCTCGCCAGAAGTAAGTACCTGTTGATGAGGGCTATAGAAATTTAGAGACACTCTTTGAagttttattgttatatttcaaAAGGGAGAGCAGTTATCATTGTTTTGAATTTACATGTCAATGGAGCAGTCATGGCAAAATAATTAATGGAGTGGAAGTATGAAAAGGGTTTTAGAGCTAAATTAGAGGTTAaaattgtgctgtttttcatatttttatgaatttgtttAAACCATATCATActcaaaattttaattatgatatggtttttaaaaaaatataaaaaatcataACCAAACTCATTGAAAATTATAGCAAGCACTGGGTTAGGGACTACCCAAATACAACCATTTCATACAATAGTTCATTAAGTAGTTTTAGGGTGTTTTTTTATGGCAgccaagggatcagccccagcatacctccacaagatattcaaaccctacatgccagccagatccctccgttctgctacctcaggacgcctagcacctccccctcttcgcacctgcacttccagaacacgtctcctgtctgttctggccccacgatggtggaatgacctccctgtggaggtcagaacagctgagacactgacccatttcaaacgacgactgaagactcacctcatcaggctgcacctctccccatccctccctacccccctgtaaatgactgtaagcttagggttgtaactaggcagctgtttcgtaggtgacttggGTGCATTAAcggtcttaactactgcttgtattttttccatagattgcgttgttgccgttctcgttgtgttagtgttaatcagtttaaccttcagggtccaagttgagctatgcggttgttccctgcacttggaccggtacttctctctaggggtttcgtcatacttgttcctggttatggttatacactttgttgtacgtcgctctggataagagcgtctgccaaatgcctgtaatgtaatgtaatgtatgatgAGAAACTGCAAAATTCTCGACTAAATCTTTAAAGCCAGTTTTCTCAAAACTTTtttgcaaaaacacaatattcGAACAGTAATAACCTCATAATTATTTACTCAGTCTCATCAAAAGTTATCTCATTCTGTAGCTCTGATTCTGTACTTTAACATGATGgaaaatttaattgaaacttttatccaaagtaTGCATTTGGTCACAAATGATTCACCTGTCTATATGCTTTGTAATTGTGATTTAGTAACTTGGACAAAACTTATTTTGTCCAACCCCTGTTTGTACTATTTAGAAAAATTATTAGAAACTTAGAAACTTAAAAACTATCTTCCTCCTTTTCAGGCTGGGAACCTTGGAGGTTTGGTGAAGAAATGTATCATCTGCCCACGTCATTTATCTAACCTCTGAAGGATGCAAACCCCAGGGGCAGGAGGTCTGGACTCATGAGGCCAATCTGCCGGCCAGAAACTAGCCAATTCTTCCTAGATATTCAGTGTCCTCAGTGCCATGGAACCTCCTACGCCTTTGTTAGTTTTGGGCTTTTCTCAGCTCTTGAATAGTTCAAGAGTCCAAAAATGCCAAACAGCGAAGAAGTTGGGATGGACAAAGTGTGCAGCTCATGTTACCCttggaggaggaagatgaaatGTCCTCTGTTTTGGTCTCAAAAGTCTACACAAGGCTAAACTTTGACACAGGTGACAGGAAAAGCTCCCAAGAAGAGAGTGTGAATGTGCTTTCCATATTATTAGATAAAATTCCGTCATGGCTGCTGACCCTCCATGACACCAACTTAGTTATAAAACACTGAATGAGGAACGCATGACTGCATACAACATGCTGCGAAATGGTGGGGGGGTAGGGAATGGTGGCCAGCCATGGGTCTTGCGCTGGTCCAATCGCATCCGGCTAACCTGGCTGAGCTTCACACTCTTCTTTATCCTGGTATTCTTCCCACTGATCGCACACTATTACCTCACCACTATTGATGAGGCTGGGGGCCCTGACAAGCGGATCTTTGGGCCTCGGCCAGGCGGTGAGCTGTGCGAGGTGAAGCATGTGCAGGATCTTTGTCGCATTCGGGAGTCAGTGAGCGAGGAGCTACTGCAGCTGGAGGCTAAGCGGCAGGAGCTTAACGGTGAGATTGCCCGGCTCAACATAAAGATTGAGGCATGCAAGAAAAGCATTGACAATGCAAAGCAGGACCTTCTCCAGCTGAAAAATGTTATCAGCCAGACCGAGCACTCTTACAAGGAGCTGATGGCCCAGAATCAGCCTAAGCTGTCACTCCCCGTCAGGCTGCTCCCTGACAAGGATGATGCAGGACTTCCTCTGCCTAAATCAGCCCATTCCTGCCGGCTTCACTCCTGCTTTGACTACTCTCGTTGTCCACTCACCTCTGGGTTCCCAGTCTATGTGTACGACACAGCGGTCTACCCCTGGGGGGAGAACATTGATCCATTGGTCAAGCAGGCCTTTGCCTCCTCCATCAAAAGCAGTATTTATGTGATCGACAACCCAAACATTGCCTGCTTGTACATAGTGCTGGTTGGGGAGCTGCAAGACTCTtcatcctcttcttcctcctatTCTTCTCTGTCACCCACTAATTTGGAAAAGCAGCTGCATGCTTTGCCTTACTGGAGAACTGATGGCCACAATCACCTGCTGGTCCACCTGTCCAGGAAATCCATGACACAAAACTTCCTCTACAATGTGAGCACAGGCCGGGCAGCTGTGGCACAGTCCACCTTCCTGGAACGCCAATATCGTGAAGGCTTTGACCTGGTGTTATCACCTCTTGTCCATGCCCTCTCTGAACCCAACTTCCTGGAAGTGCCCCCACAGGTCCCTGTCAAGAGGAAGTACCTCTTCAGCTTCCAGGGGGAGAAGGTAGAGTCCTTGAAGAGCAGCCTGCAGGAGGGGCCACCCCAGTCCTTTGAGGAGGAGATGGAAGGTGACCCCCCAGCCGACTACGATGACCGCATCATTGGTACCCTCAAGGCTGTTCAAGACAGCCGACTGGACCAGGTTCTGGTGGAATTCACCTGCAAGAACAGGCCATGGCTCAGCCTGCCCACCGAGTGGGCACTGTGTGGTGAGCGTGAGGAGCGGCTGGGGGTACTGAAGGCCTCCACCTTTGCCTTAGTCATCTCTCCTGGTAATGGGCAGCTAGTGGCATCTGCCGGCTGCGGCATGCGGCTCTTTGAGGCCCTGGAGGTTGGGGCCATCCCTGTTGTTCTAGGTGACCACTCTCGGCTGCCCTACCACCAGCTGATAAGCTGGAGTGAGGCAGCGCTGATCGTGCCCAAGCAACGCATCACTGAGTTGCACTTTCTGCTCCGCAGCATCTCTGATAACGACCTGCTGGCCATGCGACGGCAGGGCCGCTTCCTATGGGAGACCTACCTCTCCACAGCCGAAAGTGTCTTCAGCACCATCCTAGCCAGTGTGCGGACGCGCATCCAGATCCCGGCCGCACCCATCCGAGAGGAGCCAGCCCAGGAGATCCCCCACAAGGCCGGCAAGGCGGCAGGTACTGACCCCAACATGGCTGACAATGGGGACCTGGACCTTGGGCCAGTAGAGACAGAGCCACCATATGCCTCGCCCAGATACCTGCGCAATTTTACCTACACGGCCGCCGACACCTACCGCACCTGGAACCGCCCCCCAGGGCCCTTCCACCTCTTCCCCCACACCCCACTTGACCCAGTGCTGCCTTCTGAGGCTAAGTTTCTGGGGTCCGGGACTGGCTTCCGGCCCATCG harbors:
- the extl3 gene encoding exostosin-like 3 isoform X1, whose translation is MTAYNMLRNGGGVGNGGQPWVLRWSNRIRLTWLSFTLFFILVFFPLIAHYYLTTIDEAGGPDKRIFGPRPGGELCEVKHVQDLCRIRESVSEELLQLEAKRQELNGEIARLNIKIEACKKSIDNAKQDLLQLKNVISQTEHSYKELMAQNQPKLSLPVRLLPDKDDAGLPLPKSAHSCRLHSCFDYSRCPLTSGFPVYVYDTAVYPWGENIDPLVKQAFASSIKSSIYVIDNPNIACLYIVLVGELQDSSSSSSSYSSLSPTNLEKQLHALPYWRTDGHNHLLVHLSRKSMTQNFLYNVSTGRAAVAQSTFLERQYREGFDLVLSPLVHALSEPNFLEVPPQVPVKRKYLFSFQGEKVESLKSSLQEGPPQSFEEEMEGDPPADYDDRIIGTLKAVQDSRLDQVLVEFTCKNRPWLSLPTEWALCGEREERLGVLKASTFALVISPGNGQLVASAGCGMRLFEALEVGAIPVVLGDHSRLPYHQLISWSEAALIVPKQRITELHFLLRSISDNDLLAMRRQGRFLWETYLSTAESVFSTILASVRTRIQIPAAPIREEPAQEIPHKAGKAAGTDPNMADNGDLDLGPVETEPPYASPRYLRNFTYTAADTYRTWNRPPGPFHLFPHTPLDPVLPSEAKFLGSGTGFRPIGGGTGGSGKEFQAALGGNVPREQFTVVMLTYEREEVLMNSLERLNGLPYLNKVVVVWNSPKPPSDDLLWPDIGLPIVVVRTEKNSLNNRFLPWDAVETEAILSIDDDAHLRHDEIMFGFRVWRESRDRIVGFPGRYHAWDVNHQSWLYNSNYSCELSMVLTGAAFFHKYYAYLYSYVMPQAIRDMVDEYINCEDIAMNFLVSHITRKPPIKVTSRWTFRCPGCPQALSHDDSHFHERHKCINFFVKVYGYMPLLYTQFRVDSVLFKTRLPHDKTKCFKFI
- the extl3 gene encoding exostosin-like 3 isoform X2; translation: MTAYNMLRNGGGVGNGGQPWVLRWSNRIRLTWLSFTLFFILVFFPLIAHYYLTTIDEAGGPDKRIFGPRPGGELCEVKHVQDLCRIRESVSEELLQLEAKRQELNGEIARLNIKIEACKKSIDNAKQDLLQLKNVISQTEHSYKELMAQNQPKLSLPVRLLPDKDDAGLPLPKSAHSCRLHSCFDYSRCPLTSGFPVYVYDTAVYPWGENIDPLVKQAFASSIKSSIYVIDNPNIACLYIVLVGELQDSSSSSSSYSSLSPTNLEKQLHALPYWRTDGHNHLLVHLSRKSMTQNFLYNVSTGRAAVAQSTFLERQYREGFDLVLSPLVHALSEPNFLEVPPQVPVKRKYLFSFQGEKVESLKSSLQEGPPQSFEEEMEGDPPADYDDRIIGTLKAVQDSRLDQVLVEFTCKNRPWLSLPTEWALCGEREERLGVLKASTFALVISPGNGQLVASAGCGMRLFEALEVGAIPVVLGDHSRLPYHQLISWSEAALIVPKQRITELHFLLRSISDNDLLAMRRQGRFLWETYLSTAESVFSTILASVRTRIQIPAAPIREEPAQEIPHKAGKAAGTDPNMADNGDLDLGPVETEPPYASPRYLRNFTYTAADTYRTWNRPPGPFHLFPHTPLDPVLPSEAKFLGSGTGFRPIGGGTGGSGKEFQAALGGNVPREQFTVVMLTYEREEVLMNSLERLNGLPYLNKVVVVWNSPKPPSDDLLWPDIGLPIVVVRTEKNSLNNRFLPWDAVETEAILSIDDDAHLRHDEIMFGFRVWRESRDRIVGFPGRYHAWDVNHQSWLYNSNYSCELSMVLTGAAFFHKAIRDMVDEYINCEDIAMNFLVSHITRKPPIKVTSRWTFRCPGCPQALSHDDSHFHERHKCINFFVKVYGYMPLLYTQFRVDSVLFKTRLPHDKTKCFKFI